In Candidatus Zixiibacteriota bacterium, the following proteins share a genomic window:
- a CDS encoding TetR/AcrR family transcriptional regulator, with product MTTDDIAKEARVSKATIYKHFKNKTEIFDRVIHEEADSLLSSIREAVNAEEKAAEKLRAHLLIRLGRASEFVNFYRVTQESCGDYLPHLAQVRADFLREEQKAVAGILYRGVQSGELQIEDTDKAAYVMVLALASFEYQWSLDEGRFTLPVLADTMLNMIVNGIGRKPQ from the coding sequence GTGACTACCGACGATATTGCAAAGGAAGCACGCGTCTCCAAAGCCACGATATACAAGCATTTCAAGAACAAAACCGAGATTTTCGACAGGGTCATTCACGAAGAAGCTGATTCGTTACTCTCCTCTATTCGCGAAGCTGTCAACGCCGAGGAGAAGGCCGCTGAGAAACTCAGGGCTCATCTGCTGATTCGGCTGGGAAGGGCAAGTGAATTTGTGAACTTCTACCGGGTGACTCAGGAATCGTGTGGTGACTATTTGCCGCACCTTGCTCAAGTACGAGCGGATTTCCTCAGAGAGGAGCAGAAGGCCGTTGCCGGGATACTATATAGGGGTGTCCAGTCGGGTGAACTCCAAATTGAAGATACCGATAAAGCTGCTTACGTCATGGTCCTGGCTCTGGCTTCATTCGAGTACCAATGGTCTTTAGACGAAGGTCGGTTTACGCTTCCCGTACTTGCGGATACTATGCTCAACATGATTGTAAATGGGATTGGACGGAAGCCGCAATGA